The following nucleotide sequence is from Gemmatimonadales bacterium.
GGCGCAGGCCACCGTGCCTCCGCTGCCATTGTCGCACAGCACGTTGACGGCTTGACCACTCGCGTTGATGTCGGCCGAGACGATCTTGGGGCCGAACCACGAAGCGACCGGGTACCCGACCTGGTGGCGGAGGTTACCGAGGGCAATGAAGCCGTTGGGGTTGCCGACTTCGAGCACTCGATCGTTGTTGCGGGCTATGCTGGCCATGAGGTCGAGCGCAGCAGCACGCGACTCGATCAGCTGAGCGCGAACCTGCAGCTCGAAGCCGCGGTTGCGGATCATGCCGAGGTTGGCCAGACGAGTGCCAGGGAACCCGGCGGATGGCGCCAGTTCCTGGGCGACGATGGCGTCGCGGGTCGTCTTACGGTACCAGGTGAAGTCGACCCCGACGCGATCATCCAAGAGTCCGGCTTCGAAGCCGGCTTCGAGTTCCACACCGCGCTCCGGCCTGAGATCCGGATTGCCGACCGCCGATGGTGTCACCGTTGGGTTGCCGTCGCCGCCGGTGGTGGGCAGGTAGCGCCGCAGCGCCGCGAATGCCGCCGGCTGCTGGCCCGACTGTCCGTAGCTGGCACGGAGCCTGAGTGTGTTGATCAGTTTGTCTGGACCGAACGGCTCATCGCTGACAACCCAGGCCAGACCGACCTTGGGGTAGACCGCGGCATCGAAGTCCGACCCGAAGGCGCTGTTGTCGTCGGCGCGAAGCCCGGCGGTCAAGAAAAGGCGTCGCTGCCAAGCAAGCTGTTGTTGGATGAAGGTACCAACCGTGGTATTCGTAATGATACCGTCCTCGCTGACGGAGGTGCGGGCAGTCGATGAGAGCGCTTCGAGGCCGCTGGTTGGGAAGGCATCGCCGCGGGCCGTCTTCCGGCTTTCGACCCGCCGGTACAGTTGGAGACCGACCGACGTCTGTGACTCGATCGATCCCAGTTGTGCGGTTGCTGTGCTGGCAAAGTCGACGGTCGCCGTTCTCGCGCTGCGGTCCTGGATCGTCTTGCTGCCCGCGCCCAGCCCACCTCCGAATATCGCGAGCAGTCGATCTCCCATGCGGGGAATCAGGTTGATGTTGTTCTCGGCGATTCGATCGATGCCAAGATTCAGACGCTGGCTGAGCCAGCCCGTCGGCCGGTGCTCGAGCTGCAGCCCGCCCGTTACTCGATCGAGTCCTTGGGAGAAAAAGAACGCCTCCTGCCAGTCGCGCGGGGCACCGAAGGTCCATCCGCCGCCCGGACTGTCGGCGAGTGCCGGTCGCGCATGGATCAGTGACCAGATCGGTCCTCCGAAGCCGCCGTCGGCAGGAAAGTTGGTCAGCCCCGTGAGGTAGCCGACGTTGGCCGTGACCCGCAGGGAGGGCATCGGCGCGGTGGACAGGTTGAGGCGGCCGCCCGTGCGCCGCATATCGTTGGTCGGATCGATCCCTTCCTGACGCTCGAAGTTGCCGCTCAGGAAGTACTGGAGTGCCTCGGTACCTCCGCTGACGTTGAGACCGTAGGTCTGGTTGTGCCCCGTTCGGAACGGCGACCGACCGGCTGCCTGCTCCCGCTCGACGAAATTGAGCGAGAACGGCTGGCCGGCGGAGTTGCGGGCCCAACCTGGGCCAATCCGCTCCGCAGGGTTGGCAAACCAGCTGGCGCCTTGCGTCGTCACCGCGTCCCAGACGGCCCTTGGCCCCCGGCGGCCCCGCTTGGTAATGATCTGGATCACGCCGTTTGCCGCTTCGGTGCCGTAGAGGGTTGCGGCCGAAGGACCCTTGACGATCTCCATGCTCTCGATGTCTTCAGGGTTGAAGTCATTGAGTCGGGAAACGATCGCAACCGATCGTCCAACCGGACCGCTAGCGGTCGTGTTGTCGACTCGAACGCCATCGACGTAAAGCAGTGGCTGGTCGGTGAGCGAAAGGCTCGCAACCCCGCGGACTTTGACGCGCGGCCCGCCACCCACCACGCCGCCGGGCTGGATGGCAACGACGCCGGCGGCCCGGCCCTGGAGCAAGTCCGTCACCGATCGGGTCGGCGCAATCTCAGCAGCACCAGAGACGTCGACCGTTGAGACCGAGTTGGACAGGGCCCGTCGCTCGGTCGCTCCCGGGGTGCCGGTTACGATCACTTCTTCGAGGTTGATGGCGGTGGCGGCCATGTTGATGCGAATGGCCTGATCGCCGACGCGGACCCGCTGACTGATCGGCCGATAGCCGATCCGCCGCGCCACAAGCTCGAGTTCCGAACCCGACACGTTGTCAAGCCGGAATCGCCCGGCGCGATCGGTGACTGCGGAAACCCCACCCGCAGTTACGACCACGTCCGACAGCGGTTGGAGCGTCTGGCCGTCAAGCACGACGCCCGCGGTTGGCGCCGGTTGCGGCGTTGCGGCCCCCGGGAGGGTTGCGCCGGAAAGGCACAGCCACCCCAGGATTGTGATGGACAGGCGGAGCCGCCCCTGACCCAGTGGCGCTGACATCGATGTTCCCTCCGGTGCGAGCAGGTGGTATGAACGGGAGATCTGCGCCGCGGACGCGGTCCGCAGCTCCGAGAAGGCCCTCAATATCCGCTCCACGCGTACCCAGCGTCTTGCACGCTTTCAAGAGGGGTTGGTACGGAAACCGGGTTGGCCGCTCGGGCTCGGTTTGGTCGACGAAGTTCGCGCCCCCGGACGCCTGGCTGGCGTTCGGAGGCGCGGAATAACAGCCTGCTGCTTCAGGCGTCGAAGCTGTAGCGGATGGAAGGGAACTGGGCCACGAACTCTGCCACCGACGCGGCCACCACGCTGCTCGATCCTTGACGCCGAACCACCTGGCCGATCAGGCCAGCTATCCGAGCCATGTCAGGCTCCTTCATCCCCTGCCGCGTGACCTCCTGGACCGAGAGCCTGGTGCCCAGTTCGGCCTCTCCGTCGACCCCATTGGGCAGGTTAGTCACCGGGATCAGGATGTTTGCGGCCTCGCAGGCCAGGGCGACGGGTAAAGCACCGTAAGCCCTGAGGTCGACCAGAACCTGGTGGGTCTTGGTGAAGCCATGCGCAGCACCCAGCACGTCAAACCCTTCGGCGACCAGAGCCTGGGCCAGGGCCTGGGCATTGGCAACGACTTGGCGGCCGTACGCCGGACCGTGCTCGAGCATTTCGGCAAAAGCATACGCGGTTGCCGCGTAGTGGCCCTGGTCGTGGGTCTGCACAAATGGCGGGAAGGTGAGGTCGAGCATCTGACGGGCAATTTCCGCATCGTTGGTGACGCTGAGACCACCGATCGGCCCACCCATGATTTTGTGCGTTCCTGTCGACATGATGTCGGCGCCCTCGGCGAGCGGATCCTGGAACAGGCCGGCCGAGACGAGCAGGCTGACGTGGGCCGCATCGTAGAGAATCCGAGCCCCAATCTCGTCCGCAAGCTGTCGCAACTCGGCCAGGGGAAAGGGAAACAGGATCTTGGTGCCGCCGATTACGAAGAACTTGGGCCGCACCCGCCGGGCAATCGGTGCCAGCGCATCCACGTCAATGCCAAAGTGGTCTGCCGTCGGGATCGGTTCGACCCTGAGGCCGCGCAGCTTGGGAATAGCCATGGCGTTGTAGTTCCAGTTGGCTCCGCCACGCATGCTCTGGGTCATGATCGTGTCGCCCGGCTCGGTCAGGGCAAACAGGGCCACTGCATTCGCCATCGTGGTGCTGGTCGTCCGCCACTCGACATACTCGGCCCGGAACAAGCGGCGACAGATCGAAATCAGGATCGCCTCGATCTCGTCGATATGGGCGTCGTGGCCGCGGGGCCACTCCTTGGCACCGGGGAAGCCTTCAGTAGCACGCGTCGCCAGGTAACTCGACCGGAGCGCTCGAGCGCCCAGACTGGTCGTGTTTTCGGCGGGCATCAGGTTGAGGCACCGGCTTCGCCATGCATCATGAGTCCAAACCAGCGTGGTAATCCGGTCAGCCAGACTGCGCGGCGAGAGTGTTCGAGTCTCCGCCTCGATGCGGCGGAGCAGAGCGAGGCTTTCCGATGGCATGACGCGATCATTGGTACCAGGGCCGGGGGGGGAGACGAGGCTCATGAAAGCGCGTCCTTCCGTCGGCTGGCTGCCCGACGGGTCCAGTAGAGGTAGAACGGGATGCCCGACAACGTCAGCACAATTCCGACGGCCGATTCGAGCGGTCGCTGGATCAGGGTGTTGATCAGGTACCAGGCGCTGAAGGCGGCAAAGACGAGCGGGGTGAGTGGATAGCCCCAGAGGCGATAGGGCCGGCGGAGGTCAGGCTCATGCTTCCGAAGCATCACAACGGCCCAGACGGCGAGTGCACCGAAAAGAAAATCGACGAAGGCGTAGTAGGTGAGGATCGTCTCGAAGCTACCGGACAGCGCAAACAGTGAGGCCAGCGTTCCCTGGACCAGGATCGCGTTTGCCGGCGTCCGGTAGCGTGGATGGATCCGTTCGAGTGCCTTGAAAAAAAGTCCGTCCTTGGACATCGCGTAGTAGGTGCGCGTGCAGGACAACAGGACGGCGTTGGCAGTGCCAAAAGTTGAGATCATCACGGCCAGCGCAGTCAGGCCGCCACCCACCGGCCCGAGCAGGCGCTCCATGGCCAACGCCGCAGGGCGGGTAGTGGTCTGCAGGTCCTCGAAGGGAAGCACCCGAAGCAGAGCCACGTTGAGCATGAGATAGACGACCAGTACGATGGCGATCCCAGCCAGGATGGAAAGCGGCAGGTTGCGTTCGGGATTCCTCACCTCTCCAGCCACGTAGGCCGAGTAGGTCCATCCGTTGTAGGCAAAAAGCGCCGGGATGAGGGCGGTACCGAATGCAGCCAGGAGACCGCTACCTGATTGGGGCACCGAGGTCACGGTCGCGACGGGCGAGGTTGCCGGGGCTTCGAGCAGCAGACAGACGGCAATCACACCGGCCAGCGCGAGCAGCTTGAGGCCCGTCGCCACGTTCTGAACCGCGCCCGCCAGCCGAACACTGAGATAGTTGATCACGGTAAGGAACAGAATCAGGCCGATGGCAACTACTCGTTTTTCGCCAGGTCCGTACGGGATGACCTGCTCCAGGTAGTATCCTGCATACTCCGCAAAGGCCGTCGCCACGGCGGCGATTGCCCCCGTGAAGGAAGCGAAAAACATGGCCCAGCCGAACAGGAAGGCCAGCGGGCGTGAGCGATATCCTCGCCGCAGGAAGACGTACTGTCCGCCCGTTTCAGGAACCGCGGCTGACAGCTCGGCAAAACAGAGCGCGCCACACGCTGCGATCAGTCCGGCGACGACCCAGACCGCCAGCGCACCTGTCGGAGACCCGATCTCCCGAGCCACGATCGCCGGAGAGATGAAGATTCCGGAGCCAATGATGCCGCCGATCACGATGCTGGTCGTGCCGAGCGGGCCCAGAACCCGGACCAGTCCGCCCTCCTGTGGTGTCTCGGTCCGTTCGGCCACCTCTATCGACCTCGCGCCGCTGCAATGGCCAGGACGGCGTCCAGTGCAGCGTCCCTGCCGGCGAAGTAGTCGACCGACCGGACTGGGATCGGAAGCTCCGGAACGAGTGCCTGGCGGCTGTCCGGCCAGAAGGAGAACTGGTGATACCAGTTGGAAATCGTCACCCGGATGCCGCTGAACGGCAGGGTGAAGAAGTTTGGCCCTTCACCGACGAAGTTGGGGCTCGAACCGGTCGGCTCGCCCACGAAGATGGCGTCGGTAAGGCGGTCGACGTTGGTCGAAAAGTTCTGCGCCGCTGAGAAGGTGTGTCGACTCGTCAGGTAGAACACCCGGCGGTCAGGGTCAGCATCGTGAAACGCACCGATCAGGCGAAGCAGCGGCGGAAAGAGAAAGCTGTTGCCGCCGGTGTTGTGGCGGACGTCGACGATCAGATGCCGCACCGCCGGGTCCGCGATGGCTGCCCGGAGTCTTGGGGCAAAACGAGCCATTGGCTCCTCCGGAAGCTCCGCAACCTGATTGAACTGGAAATAGACGGCCGCGGCTTCGGGCAACGAAGTGAACCAATAGGGTGTCCGCACGTTGCGTAGATAGAGGGGCGTTGCCGTGTTCTCACCTGGTGGCGGGCCAAGCTTTGCCGGCGCGTGACTGTGCAGCGGACCGCCAGCCAGACGAACCTTGCGGGTA
It contains:
- a CDS encoding TonB-dependent receptor, producing the protein MSAPLGQGRLRLSITILGWLCLSGATLPGAATPQPAPTAGVVLDGQTLQPLSDVVVTAGGVSAVTDRAGRFRLDNVSGSELELVARRIGYRPISQRVRVGDQAIRINMAATAINLEEVIVTGTPGATERRALSNSVSTVDVSGAAEIAPTRSVTDLLQGRAAGVVAIQPGGVVGGGPRVKVRGVASLSLTDQPLLYVDGVRVDNTTASGPVGRSVAIVSRLNDFNPEDIESMEIVKGPSAATLYGTEAANGVIQIITKRGRRGPRAVWDAVTTQGASWFANPAERIGPGWARNSAGQPFSLNFVEREQAAGRSPFRTGHNQTYGLNVSGGTEALQYFLSGNFERQEGIDPTNDMRRTGGRLNLSTAPMPSLRVTANVGYLTGLTNFPADGGFGGPIWSLIHARPALADSPGGGWTFGAPRDWQEAFFFSQGLDRVTGGLQLEHRPTGWLSQRLNLGIDRIAENNINLIPRMGDRLLAIFGGGLGAGSKTIQDRSARTATVDFASTATAQLGSIESQTSVGLQLYRRVESRKTARGDAFPTSGLEALSSTARTSVSEDGIITNTTVGTFIQQQLAWQRRLFLTAGLRADDNSAFGSDFDAAVYPKVGLAWVVSDEPFGPDKLINTLRLRASYGQSGQQPAAFAALRRYLPTTGGDGNPTVTPSAVGNPDLRPERGVELEAGFEAGLLDDRVGVDFTWYRKTTRDAIVAQELAPSAGFPGTRLANLGMIRNRGFELQVRAQLIESRAAALDLMASIARNNDRVLEVGNPNGFIALGNLRHQVGYPVASWFGPKIVSADINASGQAVNVLCDNGSGGTVACASAPAVFHQRSLPTTTGTFAPTLTLLRRLRLSAMVEISRGRWMIDGDMSGRCAESSTCRQLHDPAAFTTPEVAGAQMRSSLNYALSNASYTKLREVSANYSLPERWVRRLGAERGSLTLSAYNLGTWTDFTGIDPETNIAVMDVFSATSYANTPPLTR
- a CDS encoding amino acid permease, with amino-acid sequence MAERTETPQEGGLVRVLGPLGTTSIVIGGIIGSGIFISPAIVAREIGSPTGALAVWVVAGLIAACGALCFAELSAAVPETGGQYVFLRRGYRSRPLAFLFGWAMFFASFTGAIAAVATAFAEYAGYYLEQVIPYGPGEKRVVAIGLILFLTVINYLSVRLAGAVQNVATGLKLLALAGVIAVCLLLEAPATSPVATVTSVPQSGSGLLAAFGTALIPALFAYNGWTYSAYVAGEVRNPERNLPLSILAGIAIVLVVYLMLNVALLRVLPFEDLQTTTRPAALAMERLLGPVGGGLTALAVMISTFGTANAVLLSCTRTYYAMSKDGLFFKALERIHPRYRTPANAILVQGTLASLFALSGSFETILTYYAFVDFLFGALAVWAVVMLRKHEPDLRRPYRLWGYPLTPLVFAAFSAWYLINTLIQRPLESAVGIVLTLSGIPFYLYWTRRAASRRKDALS